One stretch of Nitrospiria bacterium DNA includes these proteins:
- the mtnB gene encoding methylthioribulose 1-phosphate dehydratase → MGKLSSQPNQRKLLCEFLRLFYEKGWVSGTGGGICTVGKGGEIIMAPTGVHKERVEPHHLFTVHPSSGDILRFPKDKSLRLSECSPIFCSLVKNRNAGSVMHSHALSAVLAGDLALGNAHVVIEGFEMLKGIKGVNNHDKHLVPVIFNTPQESELLQQIHDILKNEAYQDIFAILVRDHGAYIWGDNIWEAKRHAEVYHFLFEATVSRVKNLPSSLKNL, encoded by the coding sequence GTGGGGAAATTATCTTCTCAACCCAATCAAAGAAAACTCCTTTGCGAGTTTCTCCGCCTGTTTTACGAAAAAGGGTGGGTTTCGGGAACGGGGGGAGGCATTTGCACTGTTGGAAAGGGAGGAGAAATTATAATGGCCCCAACGGGTGTCCACAAGGAACGTGTGGAACCTCACCACCTTTTTACGGTGCATCCTTCCAGTGGAGATATTCTTCGTTTTCCAAAAGACAAATCCCTGAGATTATCTGAATGTAGTCCCATCTTCTGTTCTTTGGTCAAAAATCGGAATGCCGGTTCTGTTATGCATAGCCATGCATTATCTGCTGTTCTAGCCGGGGATTTGGCTTTGGGAAATGCTCACGTGGTGATAGAAGGGTTTGAAATGTTAAAGGGAATTAAAGGGGTCAACAACCATGACAAACATTTGGTTCCAGTCATTTTTAACACCCCCCAAGAATCCGAGCTCCTCCAACAGATTCATGACATTTTAAAAAATGAAGCTTACCAAGATATTTTTGCCATTTTGGTAAGAGATCATGGGGCTTATATATGGGGAGACAATATTTGGGAAGCCAAGCGTCATGCGGAGGTTTATCATTTTTTATTTGAG
- the rhaD gene encoding bifunctional rhamnulose-1-phosphate aldolase/short-chain dehydrogenase, translated as MKSFWSDKEANRLKGLDLLLYTTRLIGKNTNLVVWGGGNSSMKVTGKDHTGRSLRILWIKGSGSDMKSMTAKQFAPLRLDELLPLMRLDHLSDEEMVAYQAKCSLDPTAPKASIETLLHAFIPSPHIYHTHADAICSLTDTPKSREMIKKVFGDRVGMVRYIRPGFSLSKWVGQAVQSNPHLEGLILDKHGLITWGDTAKEAYLGTIHLVTRAERFIQGRQKRKSSFWGSKFKSVSSAQRSEAVVALAPTIRGEISHNQRMILFWDHSPSVMEFVNSKHSKQLSQIGPFTPDHLMHIKPKPLFLDLSEVPNSKNYNRFRTLLRRALSQYRKSYEAYFQRYRSPGVTMLDPNPRVILIPGVGMASIGKDPKSATITRDIYLHTIGVIKAATALDSFVSITPREICDFEYWPMENFKLTLLPPEKAFSRQVAMVTGAARGIGKVIAERLLEEGAVVALTDLDARRLKQADEEFSSRFGRSQVLALKMDVTEPKDVQGGFEKIIQAYGGIDLLVSNAGIARSCPIDRLSLEDWELSLEVNATGHFLVAQQAVRIFKAQGIGGNIVFISTKNVLAPGKDFGAYSASKAAEAQLARILAIENGEFGVRVNMINPDGVFLDSGLWNQAIRKERARAHGISLSEVENFYAKRNLLKEKVFPRDVAEAVLFLASKRASKTTGTIFPVDGGVKEAFPR; from the coding sequence ATGAAAAGTTTCTGGTCGGATAAAGAAGCAAACCGCCTGAAGGGTTTAGATCTACTATTGTATACTACGCGGTTAATTGGAAAAAACACAAACCTCGTGGTGTGGGGTGGAGGAAATTCATCCATGAAGGTGACGGGCAAGGACCACACAGGCCGTTCTCTGCGAATTCTTTGGATCAAAGGGAGTGGGTCTGATATGAAAAGCATGACCGCAAAGCAGTTTGCTCCCCTTCGTTTGGATGAATTGCTCCCTTTGATGCGTTTGGATCACCTTTCCGATGAGGAAATGGTGGCCTATCAAGCCAAGTGTTCCTTGGATCCCACGGCTCCAAAGGCTTCCATTGAAACCTTGCTTCATGCCTTTATTCCTTCACCTCATATTTATCATACCCATGCAGATGCCATTTGTTCTCTGACGGATACACCCAAGAGTCGAGAAATGATTAAAAAAGTTTTCGGCGATAGGGTGGGAATGGTTCGTTATATTCGGCCAGGATTTAGCCTATCCAAGTGGGTTGGCCAAGCGGTTCAATCCAACCCTCACCTGGAGGGGCTTATTCTGGATAAGCATGGCCTCATTACCTGGGGAGATACTGCCAAGGAAGCCTATTTGGGCACAATCCATTTGGTGACAAGGGCCGAAAGGTTCATCCAGGGCCGGCAAAAACGTAAAAGTTCTTTTTGGGGAAGTAAATTCAAGAGTGTTTCTTCCGCTCAGCGTTCCGAAGCGGTGGTTGCTCTGGCCCCAACAATTCGAGGAGAAATCAGTCACAACCAACGAATGATTCTTTTTTGGGACCATTCCCCTTCAGTGATGGAATTTGTCAATTCAAAGCATTCTAAGCAGTTGTCTCAAATTGGTCCTTTTACGCCGGATCACTTGATGCATATTAAACCCAAGCCCCTTTTTTTGGACCTTTCCGAGGTGCCCAACTCCAAAAATTATAATCGTTTCCGTACACTTCTTCGACGTGCCCTTTCCCAATATCGAAAAAGTTATGAAGCCTATTTCCAGCGGTACAGGAGTCCTGGGGTTACCATGTTGGACCCAAACCCACGGGTGATTTTAATTCCTGGGGTTGGAATGGCCAGCATTGGGAAAGACCCTAAGTCTGCAACCATTACTCGGGATATATATCTTCATACCATAGGGGTCATTAAAGCGGCAACTGCTTTGGACAGTTTTGTCTCAATAACGCCTAGGGAAATTTGTGATTTTGAGTATTGGCCCATGGAGAATTTTAAATTAACCCTATTGCCTCCTGAAAAAGCGTTTTCACGTCAAGTGGCCATGGTCACGGGGGCGGCCCGAGGAATTGGAAAAGTAATTGCCGAACGGCTTCTTGAGGAAGGGGCCGTGGTGGCCCTGACCGATTTAGATGCCCGCCGGTTAAAACAGGCAGATGAGGAGTTTTCCTCCCGGTTTGGCCGGTCCCAAGTGTTGGCCCTTAAAATGGATGTCACCGAACCAAAGGATGTCCAAGGGGGTTTTGAAAAAATCATTCAAGCCTACGGGGGAATCGACCTTTTGGTTTCCAATGCAGGGATTGCCCGATCCTGTCCCATCGACCGACTTTCGCTGGAGGATTGGGAATTGAGCCTCGAAGTCAATGCCACCGGTCATTTTTTGGTAGCCCAACAAGCGGTTCGTATTTTTAAAGCACAAGGGATTGGGGGTAATATTGTTTTTATTTCAACGAAAAATGTTTTGGCTCCTGGAAAAGATTTTGGCGCCTATTCCGCTTCAAAAGCCGCGGAGGCCCAATTGGCCCGAATTCTGGCAATTGAAAACGGGGAGTTTGGAGTCCGGGTAAATATGATCAATCCCGATGGAGTATTTTTAGACTCAGGTCTTTGGAATCAAGCGATTCGAAAAGAGCGTGCCCGAGCCCACGGCATTTCTCTTTCGGAGGTGGAAAATTTTTATGCCAAACGCAATCTCCTAAAAGAAAAAGTTTTCCCTCGGGATGTGGCCGAGGCCGTCTTATTTTTAGCCTCCAAACGTGCGTCCAAAACCACAGGGACTATTTTCCCAGTGGATGGGGGTGTGAAAGAGGCTTTTCCCCGGTAG
- a CDS encoding cupredoxin domain-containing protein has product MLNTSILIMKVSLLFLFFFGVFLGVVHGESQKVHTIRIQPGSFQFSPDSIRIQTGETVEWVNGDKVEVHFLIDDFLSIPGTQPEIGSKTLEPGDMTQHTFLRPGKFPFQCFFHFQQHGMKGVVIVEGENLDPLPF; this is encoded by the coding sequence ATGCTTAACACCTCAATTTTAATCATGAAAGTTAGCCTGCTCTTCCTTTTCTTTTTTGGGGTTTTTCTGGGTGTGGTCCATGGAGAGTCCCAAAAAGTTCATACCATCCGAATTCAACCTGGAAGCTTTCAATTTTCACCGGATTCTATTCGCATCCAAACAGGTGAAACCGTTGAGTGGGTTAATGGGGATAAGGTTGAAGTCCATTTTCTCATTGATGATTTTCTTTCCATCCCCGGAACCCAACCCGAAATCGGGTCCAAAACCCTTGAACCGGGAGATATGACCCAGCACACTTTCTTGCGGCCTGGGAAATTTCCCTTTCAGTGTTTTTTCCATTTTCAACAACACGGCATGAAGGGTGTCGTTATTGTTGAAGGGGAGAATCTGGATCCCTTACCCTTCTGA
- the uvrA gene encoding excinuclease ABC subunit UvrA: MEKKTILVKGAREHNLKNLDVEIPRNQFVVITGMSGSGKSSLAFDTIYAEGQRRYVESLSAYARQFLEQMDKPDVDSIEGLSPAISIEQKTTSKNPRSTVGTVTEVYDYLRLLFARVGRPYCYTCGKEITAQTIEQMVDSLMLLKPGIRIQIMAPIVRGRKGEYKKELQQMQKSGFIRARIDGTLYDLSQEIQLQKNKKHTIEIIVDRLTIKDGVEKRLADSLELALKLTQGVVLINQEGVGDSLYSERLACIDCGVSYPELTPRIFSFNSPHGACPECDGLGTKMDLDPGLIVSNPDLSIREGAIRPWEKRSSVFYYQMLESLAQHYGFDLKVPFNRLTEEHRQVLLFGSGKEEIKFYYEREGRRHFYNKPFEGIIGNLARRYRETDSAYIREEISEFMGRHPCPHCHGNRLKKESLSVKISGKSIAEVSRLSIQEAHVFFLDLNLNERERVIASPILKEIKERLGFLKNVGLEYLTLDRTAATLSGGEGQRIRLATQIGSSLVGVLYILDEPSIGLHQRDNVRLLKTLKKLQDLGNTVLVVEHDEETIQSCDYVIDMGPGAGIHGGQIVAQGKPSEIMANPKSLTGKYLRRELVISVPKRHRSPRRFLNLLGARENNLKNIDVKIPLGLLTTVTGVSGSGKSTLIFEVLYKHLAQKFYRSSDKPGECREIQGIEEIDKVINIDQSPLGRTPRSNPATYTGLFNHIRDLFSQLQESKMRGYLPGRYSFNVKGGRCEACQGDGLIKIEMHFLPDLYVTCEVCKGKRYNRETLDIRYKGKNIAEVLEMTVDQNRFFFQHIPMIRNKLDTLWEVGLGYITLGQSATTLSGGEAQRVKLAKELSKRETGMTLYILDEPTTGLHFADIQKLLDVLNRLVEAGNTVVVIEHNLDVIKNADYIIDLGPEGGERGGEVIAQGTPEAISRMNHSYTGQFLRKMYQESERLKAQVASG; the protein is encoded by the coding sequence ATGGAAAAAAAAACCATCCTGGTTAAAGGGGCCCGAGAACATAATCTAAAAAATCTTGATGTAGAGATTCCCCGAAACCAATTCGTGGTAATTACCGGAATGAGCGGTTCGGGAAAATCTTCCTTAGCTTTTGACACGATTTATGCGGAGGGGCAGAGACGGTATGTAGAATCCCTTTCCGCTTATGCCCGGCAATTCCTCGAGCAGATGGATAAACCGGATGTGGATTCCATCGAAGGCCTTTCACCTGCAATTTCCATCGAACAGAAAACCACCAGTAAAAATCCCCGGTCAACAGTGGGAACCGTTACCGAAGTTTATGATTATCTTAGACTCCTTTTTGCAAGAGTGGGGAGACCTTACTGCTATACCTGTGGAAAAGAAATTACGGCCCAAACCATTGAGCAAATGGTGGATTCATTAATGCTTTTAAAACCGGGAATTCGAATTCAAATTATGGCCCCCATTGTTAGGGGAAGAAAGGGGGAATATAAAAAAGAGCTCCAACAGATGCAAAAAAGCGGGTTTATCCGAGCCCGGATTGACGGAACCCTTTATGACCTATCCCAGGAAATTCAACTTCAAAAAAATAAAAAACACACCATTGAAATAATTGTGGACCGCTTAACGATTAAAGATGGAGTGGAAAAACGCTTGGCGGATTCCCTGGAACTGGCTCTGAAGCTTACCCAAGGGGTGGTTCTGATCAACCAGGAAGGGGTTGGGGATTCCCTTTACAGCGAGCGTTTGGCCTGCATTGATTGCGGGGTCAGCTACCCGGAATTAACCCCCAGGATCTTTTCTTTTAATAGCCCTCATGGGGCCTGTCCGGAGTGTGATGGTTTGGGAACTAAAATGGATTTGGATCCCGGATTAATCGTTTCCAACCCCGATCTCTCCATTCGTGAAGGGGCTATTCGTCCCTGGGAAAAAAGAAGTTCGGTCTTTTACTATCAAATGTTAGAATCGCTTGCCCAGCATTATGGGTTTGATTTAAAGGTCCCCTTTAACCGGCTGACGGAGGAGCATCGCCAAGTCCTGCTTTTTGGATCTGGAAAGGAGGAAATTAAATTTTATTATGAGCGGGAAGGACGACGACATTTCTACAACAAACCTTTTGAAGGCATTATCGGAAACCTTGCCCGCCGGTACCGGGAAACGGATTCGGCCTATATCCGCGAAGAAATTTCTGAATTTATGGGTCGCCATCCCTGTCCTCATTGCCACGGAAATCGACTCAAAAAAGAAAGTCTTTCGGTAAAAATTTCCGGGAAATCCATTGCAGAGGTTTCCCGCTTATCGATTCAAGAAGCCCATGTCTTTTTTCTGGATCTTAATTTAAATGAGAGGGAAAGGGTGATTGCCTCTCCTATCCTAAAAGAAATTAAAGAGCGTTTGGGTTTTTTAAAAAATGTGGGACTGGAATATTTGACACTGGATCGGACCGCAGCAACGCTTTCTGGGGGTGAAGGTCAACGGATTCGTTTGGCCACACAGATCGGATCCAGCCTGGTTGGAGTGCTTTATATATTAGATGAACCCAGCATTGGGCTCCATCAAAGGGATAATGTTCGACTTTTGAAAACTTTGAAAAAACTCCAGGATTTGGGGAATACGGTTTTGGTGGTGGAACATGATGAAGAAACCATTCAATCCTGCGATTACGTGATTGATATGGGGCCTGGTGCCGGAATTCATGGGGGACAAATCGTGGCCCAAGGGAAGCCCTCAGAGATTATGGCGAATCCAAAGTCCTTAACGGGAAAATACCTTCGTAGGGAATTGGTTATTTCGGTACCGAAACGGCATCGGTCCCCAAGGCGTTTTCTTAACCTCCTGGGGGCTCGAGAGAATAACTTGAAAAATATCGATGTCAAAATCCCATTGGGTCTATTAACAACGGTCACGGGGGTTTCGGGGTCTGGGAAAAGTACGTTAATTTTTGAGGTTCTTTACAAACATTTAGCGCAAAAATTCTATCGGTCCTCTGATAAACCCGGAGAGTGCAGGGAGATTCAAGGTATTGAGGAAATTGATAAGGTCATTAATATTGATCAATCCCCTCTCGGACGGACCCCGCGATCCAATCCTGCCACTTATACAGGTTTATTTAACCATATCCGGGATCTTTTTTCTCAACTTCAAGAATCGAAAATGCGTGGCTACCTTCCTGGGCGTTACAGTTTTAATGTTAAAGGAGGGCGGTGTGAGGCTTGTCAGGGGGATGGGCTCATTAAAATTGAAATGCATTTTTTGCCTGATCTTTATGTAACCTGTGAAGTGTGTAAAGGAAAGCGGTATAACCGTGAAACGTTGGATATTCGATATAAAGGTAAGAATATTGCTGAGGTTTTGGAGATGACGGTTGATCAAAACCGATTTTTTTTCCAACACATTCCAATGATCCGAAACAAATTGGATACCCTTTGGGAGGTTGGTTTGGGGTATATCACGTTGGGACAGTCCGCAACCACCTTATCAGGGGGGGAAGCCCAACGGGTCAAACTCGCCAAAGAGCTTTCAAAACGTGAAACCGGCATGACCCTTTACATTTTGGATGAGCCAACCACGGGATTACATTTTGCGGATATTCAAAAGTTGTTGGATGTTCTCAACCGCTTGGTGGAAGCAGGTAATACGGTGGTGGTGATTGAACACAATCTGGATGTAATAAAAAATGCGGATTACATTATTGATTTGGGGCCAGAGGGAGGTGAGCGGGGAGGAGAAGTGATTGCACAGGGTACCCCGGAAGCGATCAGCCGCATGAACCATTCCTACACGGGGCAATTTTTGCGGAAGATGTATCAGGAATCCGAACGCTTAAAAGCCCAGGTGGCATCGGGATGA
- a CDS encoding ATPase, T2SS/T4P/T4SS family, with translation MQPQGFIRKRRIGELLADQGIIGSTELERALGEQKRTGKRIGETMVILNFLSESELAQGLSSQLGFPFLNLDQTEISPEALLLVPESLARKYLVVPVQVERKHLTVAMVDPLSYEAINDLVFCCGYSVRPVISTPRDILRTINRFYHVEGFSDDIAKIQREGEFGFDSPNRLDNNQADELARSIQHAPVVRMVNGILDRAIHSKASDIHLEPRDQHMVVRFRVDGLLQRVITLPKWSHGPLTSRIKVLSKLDIAEKRLPQDGTFRVPLKGQGIDIRVATLPTQYGEKVVMRILDSSQSSPSLDGLGFSDNALEKIKRQLSHRSGIILVTGPTGCGKTTTLYAMINALRDESNNIVTVEDPIEYCFEGINQTQVNPEIGLSFATCLRSILRQDPNIILLGEIRDLETAEVAFRAAMTGHLVLSTLHTRDAASSVIRLIDLGVPPYLVSSLLVGVIAQRLVRSLCSFCRIEDVPGPSLLLRLGLQEKNLENYSFYRGQGCQGCGEQGYKGRLGLFEIMELGPRIRDLILKGCSGVELREEAISQGMSNLGEEGLKKVKTGQTSLSELYRVIDVENHMPVYCQGCGETLSSHFRSCPLCGLSLNFSCRICGKTLRSHWKICPYCSGQPG, from the coding sequence ATGCAACCCCAGGGATTCATTCGAAAGCGGAGAATTGGAGAGCTTTTGGCAGATCAAGGGATCATCGGGAGCACGGAATTAGAAAGAGCCCTAGGCGAACAAAAGCGAACAGGAAAACGGATTGGGGAAACGATGGTCATCTTGAATTTTCTTTCCGAAAGCGAATTGGCACAGGGGTTGTCATCCCAATTAGGGTTTCCTTTTTTAAATTTGGACCAAACCGAGATTTCTCCGGAGGCTTTACTCCTGGTTCCCGAATCTCTAGCTAGGAAATACCTGGTGGTTCCCGTTCAGGTGGAACGAAAACATTTAACCGTTGCCATGGTGGATCCCCTGTCTTACGAAGCCATCAATGATTTGGTTTTCTGTTGCGGGTATTCGGTTCGTCCTGTGATTTCTACCCCGCGAGATATTCTTCGGACCATTAATCGATTTTATCATGTTGAGGGTTTTTCAGATGACATCGCCAAAATTCAGAGAGAAGGGGAGTTTGGTTTTGATTCCCCGAACAGACTGGATAATAACCAAGCGGATGAACTCGCCAGGTCTATTCAACATGCCCCGGTGGTCCGAATGGTTAACGGAATTTTGGACCGGGCGATCCATTCCAAAGCCAGTGATATTCATTTAGAGCCCCGTGACCAACATATGGTGGTTCGGTTTCGAGTAGATGGTTTGCTCCAACGTGTGATCACTCTCCCCAAATGGTCTCATGGACCCCTCACCTCTCGGATTAAGGTCTTGTCCAAGCTGGATATTGCTGAAAAGAGACTGCCACAGGATGGAACATTCCGTGTACCTTTAAAAGGGCAAGGAATCGATATTCGGGTGGCGACCCTTCCCACACAGTATGGAGAAAAGGTGGTAATGAGAATCCTGGATTCATCTCAATCTTCTCCTTCTCTTGATGGGTTGGGTTTTTCCGATAATGCATTGGAAAAAATTAAACGCCAATTAAGCCATAGAAGTGGAATCATTTTGGTTACCGGGCCTACTGGCTGTGGTAAAACCACAACGTTGTATGCCATGATCAACGCTTTGCGGGATGAATCCAATAACATTGTTACCGTAGAGGACCCTATTGAGTATTGTTTTGAGGGGATCAATCAAACCCAGGTGAATCCTGAAATTGGTCTCAGTTTTGCCACCTGCCTTCGTTCTATCCTTCGGCAAGATCCTAATATTATTTTGTTAGGGGAAATTCGAGATTTAGAAACCGCCGAAGTTGCGTTCCGGGCAGCGATGACCGGGCATTTGGTTCTTTCTACTCTACACACTCGGGATGCGGCTTCATCGGTCATCCGCTTGATCGATTTGGGAGTTCCTCCTTATTTGGTTTCAAGCCTTCTGGTGGGAGTCATTGCCCAACGCTTGGTTCGCTCTTTATGTTCTTTTTGTCGAATTGAGGATGTTCCCGGTCCATCATTATTACTGAGGCTCGGTCTTCAGGAAAAAAACCTTGAGAATTATTCTTTTTATAGGGGCCAGGGATGTCAAGGGTGCGGAGAACAGGGATATAAAGGACGCTTGGGTTTGTTTGAAATCATGGAACTTGGCCCAAGGATTAGGGATTTGATCCTGAAAGGATGTTCGGGTGTAGAACTTCGGGAGGAAGCCATCTCACAAGGCATGTCCAACTTGGGGGAAGAGGGTTTAAAAAAAGTAAAGACCGGTCAAACCTCGTTGTCCGAGCTTTACCGTGTGATTGATGTTGAAAATCATATGCCGGTTTATTGCCAAGGTTGTGGGGAGACGTTGTCTTCTCATTTTCGTTCCTGCCCTTTGTGTGGTCTCTCTTTAAATTTTAGTTGTAGGATTTGTGGAAAAACATTGCGAAGTCATTGGAAGATCTGCCCATACTGTTCCGGTCAACCAGGGTAA
- a CDS encoding tetratricopeptide repeat protein has product MNFARGEKLRILILGHLLSLVLGGVILWFCFQAEVPTGLESKVVPYQRQDRDTHTSPEFRNLSPHSTSPVHSKGTSLLVGQIDDMRKRFRKDPKDLEALVYLGNANFDIQRFDQARDLYLKALEVDPNNAHVRTDLASCFRNLGESDRAIRELMKVIEIEPSHATALYNLGVIFLNDKKDPTEAIRFWEAFAREYPQSAMSAGLNQKINQLKKESP; this is encoded by the coding sequence ATGAATTTTGCCAGGGGAGAAAAATTGCGGATTTTAATCCTAGGACACCTCTTATCTTTGGTTTTAGGAGGAGTAATTCTTTGGTTTTGTTTTCAGGCAGAGGTCCCCACCGGGCTTGAAAGTAAGGTGGTTCCATATCAACGTCAGGATAGGGATACGCACACCTCTCCAGAATTTAGAAATCTATCCCCCCATTCCACTTCCCCGGTTCATTCAAAAGGAACATCCCTTCTTGTGGGCCAAATTGATGACATGCGGAAGCGTTTTAGGAAGGACCCAAAAGATCTAGAGGCATTGGTTTATCTTGGAAATGCCAATTTTGATATTCAACGGTTTGATCAGGCCAGGGATCTGTATTTGAAAGCCCTGGAAGTGGATCCAAATAACGCGCATGTGCGAACCGATTTGGCCAGTTGTTTTCGCAACCTTGGAGAGAGTGATCGAGCCATCCGTGAATTAATGAAAGTGATTGAAATTGAGCCTTCTCACGCAACTGCGCTTTATAATTTGGGGGTTATTTTTCTTAATGATAAAAAAGATCCCACGGAAGCCATTCGATTTTGGGAAGCTTTTGCCCGGGAATATCCTCAAAGTGCAATGAGTGCAGGGCTAAACCAAAAAATCAACCAGCTAAAAAAGGAAAGTCCATAA